The following proteins are co-located in the Poecile atricapillus isolate bPoeAtr1 chromosome 2, bPoeAtr1.hap1, whole genome shotgun sequence genome:
- the LOC131576744 gene encoding NAC-alpha domain-containing protein 1-like, giving the protein MPEGAEAAPPPMPAKDEARPPPEGASCEPGPAAAAPPGSPCRPPPAAEPLDTRIVMGEETRCPPPEPRGGPPVPCPFPAPPKEPPPGRPPALDPELFFTAPSTPVRAGGARPPPEDPTDGDSEGLCSPPTSPSGSYMTAEGGSWGSSGTASTSPSCSPNLPAEAEALGEAEAEGLGGPLALPPGLGEPPAFPPLSPEEEEEEDEDGAFAPPGCADDEEDEDDEDGQTPEEEDEDEGSGLIPAALLPFRGSLLFQAEAVEISPRAPAEEEEEEEEGSTSASFLRSLSESSIPEGGDEAFAFRDDTDASSDSAAYDGDEDERLYGTERHAGDTGTPPGTPPGTPPAPPGPAGVELHLRAGSPCHPAGHHGAPGSPGTPPAPPAGDAELDGDAFVTTAGTWPPPEPPEEAAATESSGAALGQGPCPELAATGPVPRPPALCAGDPQSHQLGGASGDPQNGPGGDSDGDNDLELSTGTAASADGHGELDPAATDLGTSVTPTPLDGMDTVASDGVTPVTPSLMEPVDTDLVTPVIPTPPDEMDTVATSPGTASPGTASPPAEPDTAATSLGTASPGTASLGTASPPAEPDTVATSLGTAGTPTPPDGPDTADADLVTPSVMDSAATSLVALVTPSPSDAAATEVVTPVTPSLSEEQDTVATSLVTPTPLVTPSPPDEQDTVATSLVTPVTPSSPDEQDTMATSLVTPSPPDELAVTATDLVTPSLMAKMEAVDAVLVTPVTSTLKEAAAVDLVTSVMPTLMATMATSPVPSVTPPPPDERTPVATDTVTSVTPAPLDTTAAAPVTPSVPDPTDPEAVTSVTPPPRDETATVTTDAATPGPMDTVATPPVTPGPPAAVPAPCPPPRAVSPVALVASPRESPAVPPCPLPQPPGDIPERGGDAATAPPEALSPEPPVAAPEGSAGEPEEEEGEDEEEEDEDAAPAPPSPRFTASEREVFVGTPPAPPRAAPTTRCLFGAGRRRPAPGGSGGPSPRPAGAPRPPAGPRAPRPRCGGQVPPPSPPRRPPSQEPPPGLPLSRKHLEAPQPCPQKEPEPRGRAGAPGAGGGRAPPRGSLQSESSSSSEAETPQPPPAPQRCQPNHRGSGNESESNDESIPELEEPEGSELPPAQPQVPHGLGPGEEPLSKAKQSRSEKKARKAMSKLGLRQIHGVTRITIRKSKNILFVISKPDVFKSPASDIYIVFGEAKIEDLSQQVHKAAAEKFKVPLEHSALVSDAAPALAIKEESEEEEEVDETGLEVRDIELVMAQANVSRPKAVRALRHNNNDIVNAIMELTM; this is encoded by the exons ATGCCGGAGGGAGCGGAGGCAG CCCCCCCGCCGATGCCGGCCAAGGATGAGGCTCGTCCCCCGCCCGAGGGGGCGAGCTGtgagcccggccccgccgccgccgccccccccgGTTCCCCGTGCCGGCCGCCCCCGGCCGCGGAGCCGCTGGACACCCGCATCGTGATGGGGGAGGAGACGCGCTGCCCGCCCCCCGAGCCGCGGGGGGGACCCCCGGTGCCTTGTCCCTTCCCCGCGCCCCCCAAGGAGCCGCCCCCGGGCCGCCCCCCCGCGCTCGACCCCGAGCTCTTCTTCACCGCCCCCTCCACGCCGGTGCGGGCGGGGGGGGCGCGGCCGCCCCCCGAGGACCCGACGGACGGGGACAGCGAGGGGCTGTGCTCGCCCCCCACGTCCCCCTCGGGCTCCTACATGACGGCGGAGGGCGGCAGCTGGGGCTCCTCGGGCACCGCCAGCACCTCCCCGTCCTGCTCCCCCAACCTGCCCGCCGAGGCCGAGGCTCTGGGCGAGGCTGAGGCCGAAGGTCTGGGGGGGCCCCTGGCGCTGCCCCCCGGGCTGGGGGAGCCGCCGGCATTCCCGCCGCTGTcccccgaggaggaggaggaggaggatgaggacgGTGCCTTCGCCCCGCCGGGCTGCGCggatgatgaggaggatgaggatgatgaggacgGGCAGACgccagaggaggaggatgaggatgaaggcTCGGGGCTGATCCCGGCGGCGCTGCTCCCGTTCCGCGGCAGCCTCCTCTTCCAGGCCGAGGCCGTGGAGATCTCGCCCCGGGCCCCcgccgaggaggaggaggaggaggaggaaggcagcaCCTCGGCGTCCTTCCTGCGCTCGCTGTCCGAGAGCTCCATCCCCGAGGGGGGGGACGAGGCCTTCGCCTTCCGCGACGACACCGACGCCTCCTCGGACTCGGCCGCCTACGACGGGGACGAGGACGAGCGGCTGTACGGCACCGAGCGGCAcgcgggggacacggggacccccccggggacacccccggggacccccccggcgCCCCCCGGCCCTGCGGGTGTGGAGCTCCACCTCCGGGCCGGGTCCCCGTGTCACCCCGCCGGTCACCACGGGGCTCCCGGctccccggggacacccccggccCCCCCTGCAGGGGACGCGGAGCTGGATGGGGACGCCTTTGTCACCACCGCGGGGACGTGGCCACCGCCGGAGCCCCCCGAGGAGGCGGCAGCGACAGAAAGTTCTGGAGCGGCGCTGGGACAGGGACCTTGCCCAGAACTGGCAGCGACCGGCCCTGTCCCCCGGCCCCCCGCGCTCTGTGccggggacccccagagccaccagctGGGGGGGGCCAGTGGGGACCCCCAGAACGGCCCCGGGGGTGACAGCGATGGGGACAATGACCTTGAGCTCAGCACCGGGACAGCGGCGAGCGCCGATGGCCACGGAGAGCTGGACCCTGCAGCCACCGACCTGGGGACATCGGTGACACCGACCCCCCTGGATGGGATGGACACTGTGGCCAGCGATGgggtgacaccggtgacaccCAGCCTGATGGAGCCCGTGGACACTGACCTGGTGACACCAGTGATACCAACGCCACCGGACGAGATGGACACTGTGGCCACCAGCCCGGGGACAGCCAGCCCGGGGACAGCCAGCCCTCCTGCTGAGCCGGACACTGCGGCcaccagcctggggacagccagcccggggacagccagcctggggacagccagccctCCTGCTGAGCCGGACACTGTGGCcaccagcctggggacagcagggacaccaaCCCCTCCGGATGGGCCGGACACTGCAGATGCCGATCTGGTGACACCCAGCGTGATGGACAGCGCAGCCACCAGCCTGGTGGCACTGGTGACACCCAGCCCTTCAGATGCTGCAGCCACTGAGGTggtgacaccggtgacaccCAGCCTGTCAGAAGAGCAGGACACCGTGGCCACCAGCCTGGTGACACCAACCCCACTGGTGACACCCAGCCCACCAGATGAGCAGGACACCGTGGCCACCAGCCtggtgacaccagtgacaccgAGCTCCCCAGATGAGCAGGACACCATGGCCACCAGCCTGGTGACACCCAGCCCCCCAGATGAGCTGGCTGTGACAGCCACTGACCTGGTGACACCCAGCCTGATGGCCAAGATGGAAGCTGTGGACGCTGTCCTGGTGACACCGGTGACGTCCACCCTGAAGGAAGCTGCGGCCGTTGACTTGGTGACATCAGTGATGCCCACCCTGATGGCCACCATGGCCACCAGCCCGGTGCCATCAGTGACACCGCCCCCCCCGGATGAGAGGACCCCTGTGGCCACGGACACGGTGACATCGGTGACCCCTGCCCCGCTGGACACCACGGCCGCTGCCCCAGTGACCCCGAGCGTGCCGGACCCCACGGACCCCGAAGCGGTGACATCGGTGACACCACCCCCGCGGGATGAGACCGCCACCGTGACCACTGACGCGGCGACCCCCGGCCCGATGGACACCGTGGCCACCCCCCCGGTGACCCCCGGCCCCCCGGCCGCTGtcccagccccgtgtccccctccccgggcCGTGTCCCCCGTGGCGCTGGTGGCCTCACCCCGCGAGTCCCCGGCTGTCCCGCCGTGTCCCCTGCCGCAGccccctggggacatccctgagcGCGGGGGGGACGCGGCCACCGCCCCGCCCGAGGCTTTGTCCCCGGAGCCGCCGGTGGCCGCCCCCGAGGGCAGCGCCGGAGAgcccgaggaggaggaaggagaggatgaagaggaggaggatgaggatgcgGCCCCCGCGCCCCCCTCGCCGCGCTTCACGGCCTCGGAGCGGGAGGTGTTTGTGGGgacccccccggcccccccccgAGCTGCTCCCACCACCCGGTGCCTTTTCGGGGccgggcgccgccgccccgctccggggggctccgggggacCCTCCCCCCGCCCTGCGGGAGCCCCCCGCCCCCCGGCCGGGCCCCGAGCCCCCCGGCCACGCTGCGGCGG CCAAgtgcctcctcccagccccccccGGCGCCCCCCCAGCCAGGAGCCCCCCCCGGGGCTGCCCCTCTCCAGGAAGCACCTGGAAG ccccccagccctgcccgcaGAAGGAGCCggagccgcggggccgggcgggggctccGGGGGCTGGGGGCGGCCGCGCCCCCCCCCGGGGGTCTCTGCAGTCGGAGTCGAGCTCGTCCAGCGAGGCTGAGACCCCCCAGCCTCCCCCGGCCCCCCAGCGCTGCCAGCCCAACCACCgag GGTCCGGGAACGAGTCCGAGAGCAACGACGAGTCCATCCCGGAGCTGGAGGAGCCCGAGGGCTCAGAGCTGCCCCCCGCCCAGCCCcag GTGCCCCACGGCCTGGGCCCCGGAGAGGAACCGCTCAGCAAAGCCAAGCAGAGCCGCAGCGAGAAGAAGGCCCGGAAG GCCATGTCCAAGCTGGGGCTGCGGCAGATCCACGGCGTCACCCGCATCACCATCCGCAAATCCAAGAACATCCTCTTCGTCATCTCCAAACCCGACGTCTTCAAGAGCCCCGCCTCCGACATCTACATCGTCTTCGGGGAGGCCAAG ATCGAGGACCTGTCCCAGCAAGTGCACAAAGCGGCGGCCGAGAAGTTCAAGGTGCCCCTGGAGCACTCGGCGCTGGTGAGCGACGCCGCGCCCGCCCTGGCCATCAAGGAGGagagcgaggaggaggaggag GTGGACGAGACGGGGCTGGAGGTGAGGGACATCGAGCTGGTCATGGCCCAGGCCAACGTGTCCCGTCCCAAAGCCGTGCGCGCCCTGCGGCACAACAACAACGACATCGTCAACGCCATCATG GAACTGACCATGTAG
- the CCM2 gene encoding cerebral cavernous malformations 2 protein isoform X2, producing the protein MEEEGKKGKKPGIVSPFKRVFLKGEKGRDKKAQEKVTERRPLHTVLVALPERVEPDLLLHDYIEKEVKYLGQLTSIPGYLNPSSRTEILHLIDNAKRAHQLPGQLTPEHDAVISLSAYNVKLVWRDGEDLILRVPIHDIASVSYIRDDSAHLVVLKTAQDPGISPSQSLCAEGSKALTSGSLSESAGGPLESCCLVVLATENKVGAEELCSLLSQVFQIVYTESTIDFLDRAIFDGASTPTRHLSLHSDDSSTKVDVKEPFEADASTFSFADTLEAGDASPSSSARPSPHVTTASESELSTTATELLQDYMMTLRTKLSSQEIQQFAMLLHEYRNGASIHEFCINLKQLYGDSRKFLLLGLRPFIPEKDSQHFENFLETIGVKDGRGIITDSFGRYRRSLGAASASNGTGAAGSSDEQSVPSEEDEWDRMISHISSDIEALGCSLDRDSS; encoded by the exons atggaggaggagggcaagaaGGGCAAGAAG CCCGGAATCGTGTCCCCGTTCAAGCGAGTGTTcctgaagggggagaagggcCGGGATAAGAAGGCTCAGGAGAAGGTGACGGAGCGGCGGCCGCTGCACACGGTGCTGGTGGCGCTTCCCGAGCGCGTGGAGCCCGACCTGCTGCTCCACGACTACATCGAGAAGGAAGTCAAG TATTTAGGGCAGCTCACCTCCATCCCAGGGTACCTGAACCCCTCCAGCCGCACCGAGATCCTGCACTTGATCGACAACGCCAAG AGAGCCCACCAGCTCCCGGGGCAGCTGACCCCGGAGCACGACGCCGTCATCAGCCTCTCCGCCTACAACGTCAAACTGGTGTGGAGGGACGGCGAGGACCTGATCCTCAGGGTGCCCATCCACGACATCGCCTCCGTGTCCTACATCCGCGACGACTCCGCGCACCTGGTGGTGCTCAAGACAG cTCAGGATCCCGGCATCTCGCCGAGCCAGAGCCTGTGTGCCGAGGGCTCCAAGGCGCTGACGTCGGGCTCGCTGTCGGAGAGCGCGGGGGGACCCCTGGAGTCCTGCTGCCTGGTGGTGCTGGCCACGGAGAACAAG gtGGGTGCCGAGGAGCTGTGCTCCCTGCTCAGCCAAGTCTTCCAGATCGTTTACACCGAGTCCACCATCGACTTCCTGGACCGCGCCATCTTCGACGGCGCCTCGACGCCCACGCGGcacctgtccctgcacagcG ATGACTCTTCCACCAAAGTGGACGTGAAGGAGCCCTTCGAGGCGGACGCCAGCACTTT TTCCTTTGCAGACACGCTGGAGGCGGGGGACGCGTCCCCGTCCTCCTCGGCGCGCCCGTCCCCGCACGTGACCACGGCCAGCGAGAGCGAGCTCAGCACCACGGCCACCGAGCTGCTCCAGGACTACATGATGACA CTCCGCACCAAGCTGTCCTCGCAGGAGATCCAGCAGTTTGCCATGCTGCTGCACGAGTACCGCAACGGGGCCTCCATCCACGAGTTCTGCATCAACCTCAAGCAGCTCTatggggacagcaggaaattcctgctgctgg gcctGCGTCCCTTCATCCCCGAGAAGGACAGCCAGCACTTCGAGAACTTCCTGGAGACCATCGGGGTGAAGGACGGCCGCGGCATCATCACCGACAGCTTCGGCCGCTACCGGCGCTCGCTGGGCGCCGCCTCCGCCTCCAACGGCACCGGCGCCGCCGGCAGCTCCGACGAGCAGTCGGTGCCCTCGGAGGAGGACGAGTGGGACCGCATGATCTCCCACATCAGCAGCGACATCGAGgccctgggctgcagcctgGACCGGGACTCGTCCTGA
- the CCM2 gene encoding cerebral cavernous malformations 2 protein isoform X1, whose protein sequence is MEEEGKKGKKPGIVSPFKRVFLKGEKGRDKKAQEKVTERRPLHTVLVALPERVEPDLLLHDYIEKEVKYLGQLTSIPGYLNPSSRTEILHLIDNAKRAHQLPGQLTPEHDAVISLSAYNVKLVWRDGEDLILRVPIHDIASVSYIRDDSAHLVVLKTAQDPGISPSQSLCAEGSKALTSGSLSESAGGPLESCCLVVLATENKVGAEELCSLLSQVFQIVYTESTIDFLDRAIFDGASTPTRHLSLHSAHSGITLCLSLLAWEDTEFVPLTFQLPNLFLPDDSSTKVDVKEPFEADASTFSFADTLEAGDASPSSSARPSPHVTTASESELSTTATELLQDYMMTLRTKLSSQEIQQFAMLLHEYRNGASIHEFCINLKQLYGDSRKFLLLGLRPFIPEKDSQHFENFLETIGVKDGRGIITDSFGRYRRSLGAASASNGTGAAGSSDEQSVPSEEDEWDRMISHISSDIEALGCSLDRDSS, encoded by the exons atggaggaggagggcaagaaGGGCAAGAAG CCCGGAATCGTGTCCCCGTTCAAGCGAGTGTTcctgaagggggagaagggcCGGGATAAGAAGGCTCAGGAGAAGGTGACGGAGCGGCGGCCGCTGCACACGGTGCTGGTGGCGCTTCCCGAGCGCGTGGAGCCCGACCTGCTGCTCCACGACTACATCGAGAAGGAAGTCAAG TATTTAGGGCAGCTCACCTCCATCCCAGGGTACCTGAACCCCTCCAGCCGCACCGAGATCCTGCACTTGATCGACAACGCCAAG AGAGCCCACCAGCTCCCGGGGCAGCTGACCCCGGAGCACGACGCCGTCATCAGCCTCTCCGCCTACAACGTCAAACTGGTGTGGAGGGACGGCGAGGACCTGATCCTCAGGGTGCCCATCCACGACATCGCCTCCGTGTCCTACATCCGCGACGACTCCGCGCACCTGGTGGTGCTCAAGACAG cTCAGGATCCCGGCATCTCGCCGAGCCAGAGCCTGTGTGCCGAGGGCTCCAAGGCGCTGACGTCGGGCTCGCTGTCGGAGAGCGCGGGGGGACCCCTGGAGTCCTGCTGCCTGGTGGTGCTGGCCACGGAGAACAAG gtGGGTGCCGAGGAGCTGTGCTCCCTGCTCAGCCAAGTCTTCCAGATCGTTTACACCGAGTCCACCATCGACTTCCTGGACCGCGCCATCTTCGACGGCGCCTCGACGCCCACGCGGcacctgtccctgcacagcG CCCACTCAGGAATCACTCTGTGTCTCTCTCTCCTGGCTTGGGAAGACACCGAGTTTGTGCCTCTCACGTTCCAGCTCCCAAATCTTTTCCTTCCAGATGACTCTTCCACCAAAGTGGACGTGAAGGAGCCCTTCGAGGCGGACGCCAGCACTTT TTCCTTTGCAGACACGCTGGAGGCGGGGGACGCGTCCCCGTCCTCCTCGGCGCGCCCGTCCCCGCACGTGACCACGGCCAGCGAGAGCGAGCTCAGCACCACGGCCACCGAGCTGCTCCAGGACTACATGATGACA CTCCGCACCAAGCTGTCCTCGCAGGAGATCCAGCAGTTTGCCATGCTGCTGCACGAGTACCGCAACGGGGCCTCCATCCACGAGTTCTGCATCAACCTCAAGCAGCTCTatggggacagcaggaaattcctgctgctgg gcctGCGTCCCTTCATCCCCGAGAAGGACAGCCAGCACTTCGAGAACTTCCTGGAGACCATCGGGGTGAAGGACGGCCGCGGCATCATCACCGACAGCTTCGGCCGCTACCGGCGCTCGCTGGGCGCCGCCTCCGCCTCCAACGGCACCGGCGCCGCCGGCAGCTCCGACGAGCAGTCGGTGCCCTCGGAGGAGGACGAGTGGGACCGCATGATCTCCCACATCAGCAGCGACATCGAGgccctgggctgcagcctgGACCGGGACTCGTCCTGA